tcgtgactcaaaaatttgatcagttgtgaATGTTCTAGTCAAATCTATACATAATGGTGTTTTTTCCATCCCtacttaaaaaaagttaaaaaaaaaatcgacaaataaaaaatattatgtaccagaaatttcaaaatttgaaatttccggtagatAAAATTAACAACCGGAAATTTCAAAGCACAAAATTTCTGGTAGTATAAATAATGTACCGGAAATTTTGTTGACGAAATTTCCAGTAAATAAAGAAATTTTGTGCCTTCACATTTCTGATAATCAAATAAAACCACTGAAAATTGTTAAGAGGAAATTTCTAGTAGTTTATAAAGTGTGTACCGCCGGATATTTGGAGGGGAGGGGGGAATTACTTATAGGAAATTTTGATGAAGGGATAAGATTTtacagtaatttttttttaccattaattcaatgaaaattaaagagataaaTTTAAGCTTTTAATATTTTGTGGGATATAAGTCCAAGGTAAAAAATCCaacttttcttttcttattGATGGACCATTCAACATTGTTTTAGACAGGCTGTTGTCTTGACAAGCCTACGAGGTGGATTGATCTGTTTGCAATTGGCacacaaaatgaaaaaaaaaaaatcatttacttaGTACTTTTTATCAACGATTGAAATTCTCgctatcaaaattaaaaatcaaatatatacatttaaGAATTAAGATCAAGAGggcattaaaattttaaaagaattttttgaaaactaacatattgtttaataaaatttattagacACTCTatactaaattaatattaaaacaagataaaaatacaaatttaaatacaaaactttttaatgaaataaatatttctatcaTGGCGTACTTAAATATACAATCGaatgacattttaaatttattatgttaataataaataaataaatagaagaaatacatataaaatagaTAGTATAACTTGCACATTTCATAAGTATCAAATGGATCTCCAAATTAAGTTTGAGGTATAAGGGTTTGTTtactttttgcaaaaatattttcagtttttaatttttaaatttgtattaattttattcattaatgAGAAGgtaagatatatttttaaagtgaactattatctatatttctaaaaacaatgaaaatttttttaaaaaaatgtttttattatatttgaacaTACATTTTCAATAACTAAGAGTATCTCTAACGGTAAACTCAATATGAATTCATTGGATCACATCATAAAAcatctcattcattttttactccaACTGTAAACTAAGTGTAGATTCACTAAATAAGGTCTTATGTCACATCACTTTGAagcaactcattcattttttactatttaacTCTTAAAGAACCATATTAGATcccacaattttaatttatacattaatattttatttatattttattttattacaccttaaaatattaatttaaatatttcaattaatattattttatattattttaatttaaatttaaaataaaattaaacttaaatttttttaacaataataaaaattacatgttaaataaatgacataaatgcAATCAAGGTGGTTGAAGATTATATTGATTTGGATCCATTTGCCACACAATTTTTGTTTGAaacaataagataaaaaaaataagtaaacaaatattgttaataaaaacttaaagaaatttttgtaacaaatattgtgaaagaaaaaataaaagtaacaagcatagattaaaaaaaaagctaAGAGtcatatatcaataaaaaaaggttataaaattattattattattattaattttaaaaaaagttaacagtcataaattaataaaaaaaaaataaattttaataaatgtacCGTTTCGACAAATGTACTTGACTACCGTTGAAAATGCTCTAACACTTCATCTCATCTCCATGACAAgtcatcaaataaattaaacacaNNNNNNNNNNNNNNNNNNNNNNNNNNNNNNNNNNNNNNNNNNNNNNNNNNNNNNNNNNNNNNNNNNNNNNNNNNNNNNNNNNNNNNNNNNNNNNNNNNNNNNNNNNNNNNNNNNNNNNNNNNNNNNNNNNNNNNNNNNNNNNNNNNNNNNNNNNNNNNNNNNNNNNNNNNNNNNNNNNNNNNNNNNNNNNNNNNNNNNNNNNNNNNNNNNNNNNNNNNNNNNNNNNNNNNNNNNNNNNNNNNNNNNNNNNNNNNNNNNNNNNNNNNNNNNNNNNNNNNNNNNNNNNNNNNNNNNNNNNNNNNNNNNNNNNNNNNNNNNNNNNNNNNNNNNNNNNNNNNNNNNNNNNNNNNNNNNNNNNNNNNNNNNNNNNNNNNNNNNNNNNNNNNNNNNNNNNNNNNNNNNNNNNNNNNNNNNNNNNNNNNNNNNNNNNNNNNNNNNNNNNNNNNNNNNNNNNNNNNNNNNNNNNNNNNNNNNNNNNNNNNNNNNNNNNNNNNNNNNNNctctcccatttcacacaatatattttcattgaaatacgtaaccctcattacgtatttcttcaacactgttccctcttttctttgaaccatatttctgtgaactttctacGTTCCCTCTGTTCTTTAgatttcatctttcttcgaaccattattcaggtattgatgttataaattttttgtaatcattaaaatgcatgttgagcttttttaagatatactgatacatgttgagtttgtttataataatgcatgatccatgttgagcttgttgatgttatactaaagtgcatgttgaacttgttgtagttaaatggatacaaacaaagatttagaagttcaaaatgaagaagttggcacctctaagacttacgaaaaagaagtcaaacgtggtgcaactatcatgcaaagggtgattaaagcacggagcagtggcattaaatttgaggtatactatatatactctgtttgctgtgtgtttttttatctttttttagggtttagggcatgtacttactatatgagtttattaggttggctggaacgagagtggtcagccagttgaccccaacagctccatgtttgtaagctacattggggctgttgttcgtcaaaatgtcccaataacaatagacaactggagagataaggcgttgaaggatgccaaagatatcatctggaatgacattcaagtaaatattttgatctactcttttgtcatttataattttttttctgtaaaatacattacttataattgttttcattgcagaccacttttgttcttgatgaggaacgaaagtcatatgttttgagagttgctgggaaaatccatcgtggatttagatcccatctctcaaatttctatctaaaagatagagaaggaaacacaaatgctgaacctccaaagatatatcaacattatatatcaaaggatgaatggagtgcatttgtttccaaacgttctgacccggcgtttgtcgtaagttattaatttattagcatttgtgttttattattcatattcgtagcgtattttaaatttttacacaattgcaattttttttttatatagaatattagtacggcaaatcgcgaacgggcaagcaacccaaaacacccatacaagaaatcacgtatgggatatgcacgccttgaacaaaaaattgtaagtaattaaacatcacttgtaatttgtattataaactatagtgtgtaactaatttgtattattttgtttatgattttaacgaatagagaaaagacacccaagccgatcaacccttgggtcgtcatatcttatggaaggaagcgcgtgttaacaaagaaggagtggttgataatgaaaatgtcaagaaagttgtagaactttgtgtaagtatattatcactttaatattttttaatattgtattttaaaaatgctattgaacttatctttttaatgttacatgtattttaggaaactattgaacaaagttctgaaactcaagagggcaacaaggatacgtgcagggacattcttgggaaagtgtttaatgtccctgagtattccggtcgagtgagggggaaaggatttggcgtaactcccaaaagcttttttcctcaagagaagcgccaaaaaccttccaacgaggaagtattagagaagctcagaatcttatcggagcaagtggcactcttggtgaatacgaataaagacaagcaacttccggttcagctccaacctgaaatacaaatggagagtgaaaccgggagttgcaacgtcggtttgaagagtattcccgaggtaattaattacttactacttacttgcttatgtaattacttatgtattaaacaaacttatatattaactgtacttatgttttaactattgatgtagggtgtcactacatgtgtcctatacttgtcctcgccgactcaacggaaggtgggaaaaggaatattgcacaatacttcgggagaagtattgcacaatattccgatccccgcgggccatgtcaaagtatcgcctacggttgctttcgaaccaactgcaccgttgcccataccggacaacgatggagatatgaagttcttaagcgacgctattggcagttacgtggcatggcccacacaccttgttgccctcgaaaaaaagattcccaaggacaaatcagttacatctcccgaaaaggtttgtcacatttattgcctaaggttttttattttttcagattcaataaactaacattttacctcatttttgtaggtccaaataaataaaccacccctacagccaaaaaaaggcagcagacctcaaaaattggaggttaatagggctgccaaactacaaaggctggagggtaataaagctgcaaaacttgcagcaacaaaaaatctggatcggggaaaatcggtcgctgctgctgctgctcctaataaaagtcagccacgccttggtaaatacggggcgtgtcttgacatccaaataaaaaggaacatgggcagcagcaacgattcgcccattgtacaaatgaatcaagacatctttggagatgagtatattgaatacctcgaaaaggagcaaatgtacgatcttctcgaacataaggagctgagtgttactgtaatcagcttgtacataaggtaaaaaatacttttaattgcatttatttgtaattaattaaatgtattggtaattaatctagtttaaaattttcattgaaggtttttgtacgagaaggtcgtgtgcacgaggaaactgtcaaataaatactcattcttgtctccgcataagatgtcgatgttcaaactcgatccagacaatgtaaaacactacattgtagatatgtttttaagaaataaagaaagtgataaattgttcttggcaccatataattcagggtacgtaattttatcttttttaattgatgagaatttaatttattagttgtctataaacaaaattgcttaaccaattttttgttgttgtagggcacattgggtgctatttgcaatcaatgcggtctctgaagtgatatactatttggatcccgtgcacggcgattacaccaatcaccccggaataaagaatatgctcgacacgtaagtaatattcatttatttcttacatatatatatttatatatatatatatataaatatatatatgtaagaaataaatgaatattacttacgtgtcgagcatattctttattccggggtgattggtgtaatcgccgtgcacgggatccaaatagtatatcacttcagagaccgcattgattgcaaatagcacccaatgtgccctacaacaacaaaaaattggttaagcaattttgtttatagacaactaataaattaaattctcatcaattaaaaaagataaaattacgtaccctgaattatatggtgccaagaacaatttatcactttctttatttcttaaaaacatatctacaatgtagtgttttacattgtctggatcgagtttgaacatcgacatcttatgcggagacaagaatgagtatttatttgacagtttcctcgtgcacacgaccttctcgtacaaaaaccttcaatgaaaattttaaactagattaattaccaatacatttaattaattacaaataaatgcaattaaaagtattttttaccttatgtacaagctgattacagtaacactcagctccttatgttcgagaagatcgtacatttgctccttttcgaggtactcaatatactcatctccaaagatgtcttgattcatttgtacaatgggcgaatcgttgctgctgcccatgttcctttttatttggatgtcaagacacgccccgtatttaccaagtgAGAAAGcactgtaatatgcacacccatatatgaaattatgggtgggcatattacagcgcttcttcgagaaagcgctgtaatatgtacgcccatatatgaaattatgggtgggcatattacagcgcttcttcgagaaagcgctgtaatatgcacacccatatatgaaattatgggtgggcaatttacagcgctttttcgagaaagcgctgtaatatgcacactcatatatgaaattatgggtgggcatattacagcgcttttgtgagaaagcgctgtaatatgcccactcgtatatgagttatgggtgtgcattttagagcgcttttttgagaaagcgctgtaaaatgcacacccgtaactcatataatggggtgcatattacagcgctttttgtgaagaagcgctgtaaaatgtgcataacaagcgcgcgttgtatttacatgttttatagcgcttttttaaaagcgctgttgtatcatttacagcgctcgtttccacagcgcttatttttttgaaaaagcgctgtaaatggcttaaaaaaagcgctgtaaaatccgttttttcgcgtagtgaatatttttaacacaaattatattataatataataaacaagtaattatatgtatttatagagtaagtaataatataacataagaaaTATTGCAATAAATGTTTGATAATCTACG
This region of Cicer arietinum cultivar CDC Frontier isolate Library 1 chromosome 8, Cicar.CDCFrontier_v2.0, whole genome shotgun sequence genomic DNA includes:
- the LOC140919104 gene encoding uncharacterized protein, with amino-acid sequence MFVSYIGAVVRQNVPITIDNWRDKALKDAKDIIWNDIQTTFVLDEERKSYVLRVAGKIHRGFRSHLSNFYLKDREGNTNAEPPKIYQHYISKDEWSAFVSKRSDPAFVNISTANRERASNPKHPYKKSRMGYARLEQKIRKDTQADQPLGRHILWKEARVNKEGVVDNENVKKVVELCETIEQSSETQEGNKDTCRDILGKVFNVPEYSGRVRGKGFGVTPKSFFPQEKRQKPSNEEVLEKLRILSEQVALLVNTNKDKQLPVQLQPEIQMESETGSCNVGLKSIPEPDFRIGITNAPHLVVISN